One Streptomyces sp. NBC_01237 genomic region harbors:
- a CDS encoding CU044_5270 family protein — protein sequence MNPQQQEQSEREQASRTLPPPPAPEPAPGRVAARRVHFLSEIDRQTPARSYRPMLRPGKRWGLALGTAVAAAASIAVLSLGSGSPAAPAKVPPASAASVQLLERAALVAAATPQTKARAGQYTYIKTVGHTSVLSETKTGEMALLRQDEGMEQWTSVDGSAQTLQRKNGSDTLLPGNPGQGNLNSPTYNLLDGLPTDPEALLKRISDDAEENHGAGSESTTGPHQEAFVTIGDLLRNGGTPPDTTAALYRAAALIPGVDVVPDAVDAAGRHGVAVARTHDGERIEWIFDESTVRLLGERTVLVEDNAWGKAGTVVTSVALIDSGIVDEAGQTD from the coding sequence ATGAATCCGCAGCAGCAGGAGCAATCCGAGCGTGAGCAGGCGAGCCGGACGCTGCCTCCGCCTCCCGCTCCGGAGCCGGCACCCGGGCGAGTCGCAGCTCGTCGCGTGCACTTCCTGAGCGAGATTGACCGGCAGACACCGGCCCGCTCCTACCGCCCGATGCTGCGGCCGGGAAAGCGCTGGGGCCTGGCGCTGGGTACTGCAGTGGCTGCCGCAGCCTCCATTGCCGTTCTCAGCCTCGGCTCTGGATCCCCCGCCGCTCCCGCCAAGGTGCCACCGGCCTCTGCAGCGTCGGTCCAACTGCTGGAGAGAGCGGCTCTGGTGGCTGCTGCGACGCCGCAGACGAAAGCCCGCGCAGGGCAGTACACGTACATCAAGACGGTCGGCCATACGTCTGTACTGTCCGAAACGAAAACTGGCGAGATGGCACTCCTCCGCCAGGACGAGGGCATGGAGCAGTGGACCTCGGTGGACGGCAGCGCGCAAACGCTGCAGCGCAAGAATGGCAGCGACACCCTGCTTCCGGGAAACCCGGGTCAAGGCAATCTGAACTCTCCGACCTACAACCTCCTGGACGGCCTGCCGACCGATCCCGAAGCCCTACTGAAACGCATCAGCGATGACGCCGAGGAAAACCACGGTGCCGGTTCCGAGTCCACGACCGGACCGCACCAGGAAGCTTTCGTCACCATCGGAGACCTTCTGCGCAACGGTGGGACTCCCCCCGACACCACTGCTGCTCTCTACCGTGCCGCTGCTCTCATTCCCGGCGTCGACGTCGTCCCCGACGCCGTGGACGCAGCAGGCCGGCACGGGGTCGCTGTGGCCAGGACACACGACGGCGAACGCATCGAGTGGATCTTCGACGAGAGCACCGTCCGCCTTCTGGGCGAACGCACGGTGCTCGTGGAAGACAACGCCTGGGGTAAGGCTGGCACCGTCGTCACCTCCGTTGCCCTCATCGACTCCGGAATTGTCGACGAGGCTGGGCAGACCGACTAA
- a CDS encoding peptidase inhibitor family I36 protein, with translation MHRMRILVPLLALCALAVGVAPTAAAEPLPSGVPEVGLATPAEEALLQQQLAEAMPVIATYKGKKIDLADGWQGAQACSEVATGEVYCYDSAEEADQALASIAPAAGGTPEGGAASAKGSGDFGPTAIGDCLYRWVCLWEHSNFTGRRLQWQAGGTKQLSTWDFRDKASAACVNRDQGGLLAYDARTAQPDPYMALGVGYCYKFTDSSYPYGGTFNDKVDYIKM, from the coding sequence ATGCACCGCATGCGTATCCTCGTTCCGCTTCTTGCTCTGTGTGCCTTAGCCGTGGGCGTGGCACCGACCGCAGCCGCGGAACCGCTCCCGTCCGGCGTCCCCGAGGTCGGCCTTGCCACGCCGGCGGAAGAGGCCCTGCTACAGCAGCAGCTTGCCGAGGCCATGCCTGTGATTGCTACCTACAAAGGAAAGAAGATCGATCTGGCCGATGGGTGGCAAGGTGCGCAAGCTTGTTCCGAAGTAGCGACCGGTGAGGTCTATTGCTACGACAGTGCAGAAGAAGCTGACCAGGCGCTCGCTTCCATCGCCCCTGCAGCCGGAGGAACCCCCGAAGGCGGCGCGGCCTCAGCAAAGGGCAGCGGCGATTTCGGTCCCACAGCCATCGGGGACTGCCTCTACCGGTGGGTCTGTCTCTGGGAGCACTCGAACTTCACGGGGCGGCGGCTTCAGTGGCAGGCGGGAGGTACGAAGCAGCTCTCGACCTGGGACTTCCGGGACAAGGCCAGTGCCGCCTGCGTGAACCGTGATCAGGGTGGTCTTCTGGCTTATGACGCCAGGACGGCGCAGCCCGATCCGTACATGGCCCTGGGTGTCGGCTACTGCTACAAGTTCACCGACTCCAGCTACCCCTACGGTGGCACCTTCAACGACAAGGTCGACTACATCAAAATGTAG
- a CDS encoding glycoside hydrolase domain-containing protein, giving the protein MADAKVLEGQKWVNATYAGVSGYVKCPENGQTSWATMNSLIMGLQHELGISPVVASFGATTMSKLEALKGITDGENQPNKNIPYIVRYGLFCKGYWGEAGDTFNADALESMKKNMGIWQEGQGAWNRMVQAKVFKALLTMDAYVVVAGGTDKIRGIQQWLNGLYWEKSAYSIGPCDGLYSRDVQKSLVIALQYEMGIASPNGNFGPGTQDALRNHTLTEGATGIMVRLFTAACVFNEPVPVGEFAERTTFTSTFDAATTRYVKLFQKFSYLEDSGKGDYDTWCQLLVSMGNPDRQVFGSDTRFVINADRATWLKNHDYQIVGRYLYSPDPNFEKEIKPGELEVILDAGLRFFPIMQVHGRDATEYTYTTGFQHALIAHEKATTFGVPRGSVIYFAVDYDATQDQMDYIVRYFNGVVAGLADRGKKYVHGVYGSRNVCINVTNKTYARYSFVSGMSWGFSGNLGFPLPANWSLNQIKEISGIEIGGAGGKIDLDNTVWRLHDDGGDPGVSSLATAASPAADFISYIDQLYATAQDYKAANSTHRSASQLVMEFVRHEDYGGADWGYLIGPYDRDWVAYAKSKGHKIKKDFIDPNSGYEMGPEHLLATANGHLLFTQPANVKSVNAGDIAGWVGDLMTFYANWRNDEQQYASGKAYCDAKLAKPGVASSFSFKDLLEDADGYLIARACTAGTPINQIVREHYGDGGGHRTRFTQYFSKRFFTAADCKDQAYNALTMENETYNVARGALILATGAQSPTVLANLPGGFDKLQSFCQGFVDAIVARVGAES; this is encoded by the coding sequence GTGGCTGATGCGAAGGTCCTCGAGGGTCAGAAGTGGGTCAATGCCACTTATGCCGGCGTGTCGGGGTACGTCAAGTGCCCGGAAAACGGTCAGACCAGCTGGGCTACCATGAACTCACTGATCATGGGCCTACAGCATGAGCTGGGGATTAGTCCTGTCGTTGCCTCGTTCGGAGCAACGACAATGAGTAAGCTCGAGGCGCTCAAGGGCATCACGGACGGAGAAAACCAGCCTAACAAAAATATTCCCTACATCGTTCGCTACGGCTTGTTCTGCAAAGGCTACTGGGGCGAAGCCGGGGACACGTTCAACGCCGACGCGCTTGAGTCGATGAAGAAGAACATGGGTATATGGCAAGAGGGCCAGGGGGCTTGGAACCGCATGGTTCAGGCCAAGGTTTTCAAGGCCCTTCTCACCATGGATGCCTACGTTGTGGTCGCAGGCGGAACTGACAAGATCCGCGGAATTCAGCAATGGCTAAACGGCCTGTACTGGGAAAAGTCAGCCTACTCAATTGGCCCGTGTGACGGCCTGTATTCGCGAGACGTGCAAAAATCCCTGGTGATTGCCCTGCAGTATGAAATGGGCATCGCGTCACCGAATGGCAACTTCGGTCCTGGCACCCAGGACGCCTTGAGGAACCATACGCTCACCGAGGGTGCCACCGGAATCATGGTGCGACTGTTCACTGCTGCCTGCGTGTTCAATGAACCGGTACCGGTCGGGGAGTTTGCGGAACGTACCACCTTTACCTCTACTTTCGACGCAGCCACCACCAGGTACGTGAAACTGTTCCAGAAGTTTTCCTACCTAGAGGATTCCGGCAAGGGCGACTATGACACTTGGTGCCAGTTGCTCGTATCCATGGGAAATCCCGACCGTCAGGTGTTCGGCTCCGATACCCGGTTCGTCATCAATGCCGACCGCGCCACCTGGCTAAAGAACCACGACTACCAGATCGTCGGCCGGTATCTATACAGCCCGGATCCCAACTTCGAAAAGGAGATCAAGCCCGGCGAGCTTGAAGTTATTCTCGATGCTGGCCTGAGATTCTTCCCGATTATGCAGGTCCACGGCCGGGACGCGACTGAGTACACGTACACCACTGGTTTCCAGCACGCTTTGATAGCCCATGAGAAGGCGACGACGTTCGGCGTTCCACGTGGGTCGGTCATCTACTTCGCGGTGGACTACGATGCCACCCAGGACCAGATGGACTACATCGTGAGGTATTTCAACGGCGTGGTCGCCGGCCTTGCAGATCGCGGAAAAAAGTACGTCCATGGCGTGTACGGGTCGAGGAACGTGTGCATCAACGTCACCAACAAGACCTATGCTCGGTACTCATTCGTTTCGGGTATGTCCTGGGGCTTCTCCGGGAATCTCGGCTTTCCCCTCCCGGCGAACTGGTCGCTGAACCAGATCAAGGAGATCTCCGGCATCGAGATCGGCGGCGCCGGGGGAAAAATCGACCTGGATAACACCGTATGGCGACTGCATGACGACGGCGGAGACCCCGGCGTGTCCTCCTTGGCCACCGCTGCCTCCCCGGCGGCAGATTTTATATCCTATATTGACCAACTGTATGCCACCGCTCAGGACTACAAGGCTGCCAACTCCACCCACCGCAGTGCATCCCAATTGGTGATGGAGTTCGTCCGCCACGAAGATTACGGCGGGGCGGACTGGGGCTATCTGATCGGCCCCTACGACCGGGATTGGGTCGCCTACGCCAAGAGTAAGGGCCACAAGATAAAAAAGGATTTCATCGATCCGAACTCGGGCTATGAAATGGGCCCCGAGCACTTGCTGGCCACCGCTAACGGCCACTTGCTCTTTACTCAACCCGCGAACGTGAAGTCCGTGAACGCTGGGGACATCGCCGGGTGGGTCGGCGATCTCATGACCTTCTACGCTAACTGGCGCAACGACGAGCAGCAGTATGCATCCGGCAAGGCATACTGTGACGCAAAGCTCGCCAAGCCGGGCGTGGCCTCTTCCTTCTCCTTCAAGGACCTACTCGAAGACGCCGACGGCTACCTGATTGCCCGCGCCTGCACTGCCGGGACCCCGATTAACCAGATCGTGCGTGAGCACTACGGCGACGGCGGTGGCCACCGCACCCGGTTCACCCAATATTTCTCCAAGCGGTTTTTCACCGCAGCAGATTGCAAGGACCAGGCGTACAACGCTCTGACGATGGAGAACGAGACCTACAACGTGGCGCGCGGCGCGCTGATCCTGGCAACGGGGGCGCAGTCTCCGACAGTACTTGCGAACCTTCCTGGCGGGTTTGATAAACTGCAGAGCTTCTGCCAGGGGTTTGTCGACGCGATCGTCGCAAGGGTTGGTGCCGAGTCCTAA